The Streptomyces sp. JB150 genomic interval GACAGCTCCGCCTCCACCGCGCTCACCGGGAACACCTGCTGCAGTCGCTGCAGCTGGCGGATCGTCGCGTCGTAGAGGCGGCTCCCGCCGCGCCGGCCGCCGCGCGCGCCCACCGCGCACAGGCCCAGCGCCCGCACCTTCCCGGCCCGCACCAGCTCCGCCATCGCGCCCCACGTCTCCTCGACCGGGACCTCGGGGTCCGCGCGGTGCAGCTGGTACAGGTCGATGACGTCCGTCTGGAGCCGCCGCAGGGACGCGTCGCAGGCGCGCCTCACGTAGCCGGGACGCCCGTTGGCCACGATGTGCTGCTCGCCCACCAGCAGCCCCACCTTGGTCGAGACGAACGCGTCGGACCGCCGCTCCTTCAGCACCCGGCCCAGCAGCAGCTCGTTGGTGAAGGGGCCGTACATGTCGGCGGTGTCCAGCAGCGTCGAGCCCAGGTCCAGAGCCCGGTGCACCGCCCGCAGCGACTCGTCGCCGCGCTGCCTGGACGTGCTGTACCCCCAGCTCATCGGCATGCACCCGAGTCCGACGGCCCCCACCGCGAGTGCCGCCGCGCCGATCGTCCTGCGCTCCACGTGGTCGTGACCCTCCCTCTCCAGGCACCCCAACCTAACCTCTGCGCCCACGCGCCCCTGACATAGCCTCCGGACCATGACTGCTGACGTGTGGCTGCCCATCCCGCCGGAGGAGATCGAGGGGCTTCCGGAGGGGCCGGCGTACCGTTTCTGGGACGGTGCGGAAACCTTTCCCTCGGACCCTGCCGACTGCGCCTTCTACGTCGTCCCCTACATGAAGCCCGCCCCGCTGGGGCAGCGTCCCCTGCCGGAGATGACGTCCCTGGAGGTGGTGCAGACGCTGTCGGCGGGGGTCGACCACGTGCTGCCGGCGCTGGCCCGGGTCCGCGCGGGGGTGCGGCTGTGCAACGCGCGCGGTGTGCACGAGGCGAGCACGGCGGAGCTGACGCTCACGCTGATCCTCGCCTCGCTGCGGGGCGTCCCCGACTACGTGCGCGCCCAGGACCGGGGCGAGTGGCTCGGCGGGTTCCGTCCCGCGCTGGCCGACAAGACCGTCCTCATCGTGGGCTACGGTTCGATCGGATCAGCGATCGAGGACCGGCTCGAACCCTTCGAGCTCGCGCGGGTGGCGCGCGTCGCGCGCTCCAGGCGCACCACGGCGCGCGGGCCCGTGCACCCGCTCACCGACCTGCCCGCGCTGCTGCCGGAAGCGGACGTCGTGGTGATCTCCACCCCGCTCACCGAGGACACCCGTGGTCTGGTGAACGCCCAGTTCCTGGCCCGGATGAAGGACGGAGCGCTGCTGGTCAACGTGGCCCGCGGGCCCGTCGTCGACACCGAGGCGCTGCTCGCCGAGCTGGGG includes:
- a CDS encoding 2-hydroxyacid dehydrogenase yields the protein MTADVWLPIPPEEIEGLPEGPAYRFWDGAETFPSDPADCAFYVVPYMKPAPLGQRPLPEMTSLEVVQTLSAGVDHVLPALARVRAGVRLCNARGVHEASTAELTLTLILASLRGVPDYVRAQDRGEWLGGFRPALADKTVLIVGYGSIGSAIEDRLEPFELARVARVARSRRTTARGPVHPLTDLPALLPEADVVVISTPLTEDTRGLVNAQFLARMKDGALLVNVARGPVVDTEALLAELGRRRITAALDVTDPEPLPPAHPLWRAPGVLISPHVGGPTSAFLPRAKRLLVDQLSRFVNREPLRNVILTTGADRSGAPGAAGV
- a CDS encoding aldo/keto reductase translates to MERRTIGAAALAVGAVGLGCMPMSWGYSTSRQRGDESLRAVHRALDLGSTLLDTADMYGPFTNELLLGRVLKERRSDAFVSTKVGLLVGEQHIVANGRPGYVRRACDASLRRLQTDVIDLYQLHRADPEVPVEETWGAMAELVRAGKVRALGLCAVGARGGRRGGSRLYDATIRQLQRLQQVFPVSAVEAELSVWSPEALDTLLPWCESRGIGFLAAMPLGNGFLTGTLTPGEGFEPDDMRARHPRFTAEMMAANQPIVVGLRRIAARHGDHVTPAQVALAWILAQGRHVVPVPGTKQERWVTQNAAAANLRLTPQDLAEVAGLPGAQGSWE